A genomic region of Metopolophium dirhodum isolate CAU chromosome 1, ASM1992520v1, whole genome shotgun sequence contains the following coding sequences:
- the LOC132935170 gene encoding E3 ubiquitin-protein ligase Topors-like, whose product MDILNNEPTGRPSTPDPRCSICLNELTNKCYTNACVHLFCFHCLKLWSNTCLQQCSSSEPTCPLCKKNFRYIYHSFNDLGTHETHTVPVLDRLPNPTPRLFVRPFNQLLNDNSDMHPLLNIDHVNQINMFSLPSVYNLGTLVQNHGQFFYYPSQNYPRPSVQTTINGQGARIHVYVDDVWAMPLPDTAGHFRYFTSANYRDDPTEMFRMFEFIIRDVVAIRESVRVEDLPMAFPENIDMIVTSWIMQSLASYEISHSDFFNNLRPLLNTRTLHFCHELYNFANSPYNIVDYDRNVQYYATYQPRDSESTAPFYQEQAPPIQTIDIIIVQDSDNEELQRPIIIEDSSSTDDSDVEILSQSSRSTDPLISASMDQPSTSTRLNIPNNSSRSEYGGLSRVSYSSQVKRGSLNLDSSSDDE is encoded by the exons atggacATTCTTAATAACGAACCTACTGGACGCCCTTCAACACCAGACCCAAGATGTTCAATTTGTTTGAATGAATTAACCAATAAGTGTTATACCAATGCATGTGTGCATTTATTCTGTTTTCATTGTTTGAAATTGTGGTCAAATACGTGCTTACAACAATGTTCAAGT tctgAACCAACTTGTCCATTGTGTAAGAAAAATTTCAGATATATTTATCATTCATTTAATGATCTGGGCACCCATGAAACACATACTGTTCCTGTACTGGACAGATTACCGAA tCCAACACCAAGATTATTTGTGCGGccatttaatcaattattaaatgataacaG TGATATGCATCCACTCCTGAATATTGATCATGTGAACCAGATAAATATGTTTTCCTTGCCGAGTGTATATAACCTTGGCACATTGGTCCAAAATCatggtcaatttttttattacccgTCTCAGAACTATCCACGTCCTTCTGTACAAACGACAATcaatg GTCAAGGAGCAAGAATACATGTGTACGTTGATGATGTATGGGCTATGCCATTACCAGATACAGCTGGCCATTTCAGATATTTTACCTCAGCTAACTAtcg AGATGATCCAACAGAAATGTTCAGAATGTTTGAATTCATAATTAGAGATGTTGTGGCCATACGGGAATCTGTAAGAGTAGAGGATCTACCCATGGCATTCCCTGAGAACATTGATATGATTGTAACAAGTTGGATAATGCAATCACTTGCATCTTATGAAATAAGCCATTCAGATTTTTTCAACAACTTAAGGCCTCTTCTAAATACACGAACACTCCATTTTTGCCATGAACTATACAACTTTGCTAATAGTCCATATAATATTGTGGACTATGATCGCAATGTTCAATATTATGCTACTTATCAGCCTCGTGACAGTGAATCGACT gctCCATTTTATCAAGAACAAGCACCACCAATCCAAACCATTGATATAATCATTGTACAGGATTCAGATAATGAAGAACTTCAAAGGCCAATTATAATAGAAGATAGTTCTAGCACCGATGACTCTGATGTTGAAATTCTTAGTCAATCCTCCCGTTCTACCGATCCACTTATTTCGGCCTCTATGGACCAACCATCTACATCTACTAGATTAAATATACCAAACAATAG TTCTCGGTCTGAATATGGTGGTTTATCTCGAGTATCATATTCATCTCAAGTAAAAAGAGGCTCGCTCAATCTAGACTCTTCATCAGATGatgaataa
- the LOC132935163 gene encoding E3 ubiquitin-protein ligase Topors-like — protein MGGHEVYDVSIISSDESSSDDDSDENYETRLSPALEDSIPYPPIFGEARRMQIYSNNLWASPLQDTIGRIRECSLNFYRNNPLQLHRLHLFILRDISAIRKCLRLENRARLILGETNMTVASSVMESLLNCEIRQLHMLFRLRHFLDVYTRHFCHELYNFASSPFDIMEYDRNVLYTYRPSYSESTEPLSIETIVLNSDDEEVQRPMITTNVSSITNDSDNVIHSCFNPASIDQPSTSTGIRDSLNQPNNSNNDSDVVIIKHIIRPIKPLNSAAVDQPSTSTGIRDSLNQPNNRRKKRNLCSSSDDEDSIVVTRGSKTAYIKSRNINNNKNKKKKINTKISSNNRNRSSSESSSTSGETDTN, from the exons ATGGGCGGCCATGAAGTATATGATGTTTCTATAATATC atctgATGAATCCAGCTCAGATGATGACAG TGATGAAAATTATGAAACGAGATTGTCTCCTGCGCTGGAGGATAGCATACCTTATCCACcaatttttg GTGAAGCAAGGAGAATGCAAATTTATTCTAACAATTTGTGGGCTAGCCCATTACAAGATACAATTGGCCGTATTAGAGAATGTAGCCTAAATTTCTatag AAATAATCCATTACAGCTGCATAGACTGCATTTATTCATCCTTAGAGATATTAGTGCCATAAGGAAATGTCTAAGATTAGAGAATCGGGCCAGGCTTATCTTGGGGGAAACTAATATGACTGTGGCAAGTTCTGTAATGGAATCACTTTTAAATTGTGAAATAAGACAATTACATATGCTTTTCCGCTTAAGGCATTTTCTGGATGTGTACACAAGACATTTTTGCCATGAGTTGTACAATTTTGCTAGTAGTCCATTTGACATAATGGAATATGATCGCAATGTACTTTATACTTATCGTCCATCTTATTCTGAATCGacc GAACCATTGTCAATTGAAACTATTGTACTGAATTCAGATGATGAAGAAGTTCAAAGGCCAATGATAACTACCAATGTTAGTTCTATCACCAATGACTCTGATAATGTAATTCACTCCTGTTTTAATCCTGCCTCCATAGACCAACCATCTACATCTACTGGAATTCGAGATTCGTTAAATCAACCAAACAATAG TAACAATGACTCTGatgttgtaattataaaacacaTCATCCGTCCTATCAAACCACTTAATTCTGCCGCTGTTGACCAACCATCTACATCTACTGGAATTCGAGATTCATTAAATCAACCGAACAATAG AAGAAAGAAGCGCAATTTATGTTCTTCATCGGATGATGAAGATTCAATAGTTGTTACTCGTGGTTCTAAAACTGCTTATATAAAATCTCggaatattaataacaacaaaaataaaaaaaaaaaaatcaacaccAAAATCTCCAGTAACAATAGAAATCGCTCATCTTCAGAATCATCTTCAACTTCGGGAGAAACAGATACCAATTAA